A window of Sphingobacterium kitahiroshimense genomic DNA:
CAAAGACTTATACAGTCTCATTTGTAGTTGACGAAGGCGCTAATTTTTATGGTGCATTTGAAAATGCACAAGTTGTTGATACAGATAATCCTGTAGGTCATTACCATCAGTTTTTTGAATTAACAGCAGGCGGTCAGAAAAATATTATTTGGGAAACAGCAAATGAGGGATATAATATTCTTGCTGGTACATTAGTGGGAGAGGATAAAGATTTAATACCATCTTTCTATCCAACTTCGCAAGTAACAGACGGTTATCTTGGTAATGCTGCTAAATTAATGACGAAAGATACCGGTCCATTAGGCGGGATGTTCGGTTCGCCATTGGCTGCGGGTAATCTGTTTGTTGGGGAGTTCAGGCTTACTTTTCCTACTGTTAATTCTACTCGATTTGGTATCTCGTACAACAATGATACTGCTCCGGTAGCATTAAAAGGTTTCTTTAAATATAAAGCCGGTGAAAAATTTGTAGATAATACAAAACCATCACAGCTCACTAAAGATACGTGGGATGGATATGCAATTTTATTTGAAAAATCAGCTGATTTAAATAAAAATTTCTTAACAGGTACACATGCCTTTAAAGATTCTCGGATCGTTAGTGTTGCTAGAATTGGAACAAAAGAACAAATTGAAACTGATAAATGGACAGCATTTAATGTTCCTTTTTCTTTTGTGAATGGTAAATCTTTTGATCCAGCTAAAGAATATATGTATACCATAGTATTGAGTTCAAGTAAAGAAGGAGATATTTTTAATGGTGCTGTAGGAAGTACTTTATTTATTGATGAGGTAGAGCTTGTTACAGGTCAAAAAAAATAATGATGAATATAAATAATAAAACTATTGTAATGAACAGAATACTATATGTTGTAGCTATTTGTTTAATAGTTACCCAATATGCCCAGGCGCAAGACAGTACAGTTAACAGTAACACAAATTTTTTTAATACAAATATTGATTACGCAGTGCAAGCGCAATTTAGTATAGGGGGCAGTAGTCCATTAGGTATGCCTCGTGAAATAAGAAAGATTGAAAGTTTTAATCCCGGGTTTAGTTTTGGTTTAGAAGCAAACGCTACTAAATGGATACATGAAAATGGAAAATGGGGAGTGCGATTAGGGCTTCGTTTTGAAGAAAAAGGAATGAAGACCAATGCCCGCGTCAAGAACTATCTAACAGAAGTGGTTAAGGATAATTCAAAAGTTAGAGGTTACTATACAGGAAAAGTACAGACAAATGTGAGTAATACATATTTTACTATACCTGTTTTGGCTGTTTATAAACTTTCGGATAAATGGAATTTATATGGAGGTCTCTATTTTTCAAGATTGATTGACAATACATTTGATGGATATGTATCGGATGGCTATTTAAGGCAAAATACACCAACAGGAACAAAAATATCGTTTGAAGACGGAAGTCAAGCTGCATATGATTTCTCGGACAATGTTCGGAAATTTCAATGGGGTACTCAACTTGGAGCAGAATGGAAAATGAATAAACATTTTAAATTATTGACAGACCTTACATATGGCTTCAATAATATTTTAGAAAAAGATTTCAATTCTATCGATTTCAGTATGCATAATATTTACCTCAACGTAGGTTTTGGTTATTCTTTTTAAACAGATTAATATGGATTTCCTGATTGATCATTGTCAAAAGGGAAATCAAGATTTTAATGATGTTAAAAATTAAAAATGGCCTGTTAAATTTTTAACAGGCCATTTTTGTTTTCTAATAAACAGTTTGTTTGAAAGGTTGGTCTTCTTTTTTATAAAAAATACTTACATCTTCAAACCGATCTCTCTCAAACGTTCATCTAAATATTCACCTGCAGTATAATCAGGATAAGCTTTTGGATAGGTTTCGCTAATGCAAGAATCTAAACAAGCTAAGCTCATTGATGCTTTAGGGTGTAAGAAGAAAGGAATAGAAAAACGAGAATTACCCATTAATTCACGCGGTGGATTAACGACACGGTGTGTAGTTGATTTTAATTTATTATTTGTTAAGCGCTGCAACATGTCACCAACATTGATAACGATATCTTCACCTTTAGCTTTAATAGGAAACCATTCACCGTCTTTTGTCATAACCTCAAGACCGTCAGCACTCGCTCCAATTAATAAAGTAATCAAATTGATATCTTCGTGTGCTCCGGCGCGAACAGCATCAGGTGCTAATTCATCAGGATTTTGGATCGGAAAGTAATGGATTGCACGTAAAATAGAGTTACCGTTGATAACGAATTTTTCGAAATAATCTTCTTCTAGCTCCAAATAAGTTGCAATTGCTTTTAATAATTCACGACCAGTATCTTCTAGTTTTTTATATACTTCGGCGGTGATTTCACTGAATCGGGGTAATTCGGCAACTTCAGGATTATCAGGAAAATCAGTTTTACTATATTCTTCACCAACGATTGTTTGTCCTCTTTGCCAAAATTCTTTCAAATCTGGAGTTGTGGAATCTTTTGCTTTTTCGCGACCTTTTGTTGTATACCCTCTTTGTCCGGCAAGTTCAGGAAACTCATATTTCAATTTTGTTTCTGTCGGTAATGAGAAGAATGCGGGTACGATTTGATACAATTCGTCTATTAGTTCTTTTGATAGACCATGATTAGCAATAGTAACGAAACCAGTTTCGTTAAAAGCTTTTCCAATGTCTTGGATAAATTGACCGCGCTGTTCTGAATTCCCCTCAGTAAAGTTTAACAAGTCAAGTCTCGGTATATTAACTAAAGCCATACGTTTATGTTTGTTTTTACAAAGGTAACCGATTTAATTTTGAATATAAAAACACAAATGTGAATAACTGTAGGGGTGTTTTGCTTAAGTTGTTGGTTTGTAGTTGTTAAAAGTTTTCCACATTTTGATAATATGGCATATTGTTGATTATAATCGGTATTTTAATACCTTAGTAAGGGACTATTCATTTCCGTCAAATATTTATTAAAAATTTAATATTAACTATTTGAAATCCAAAAAAAATAAATTAGATTTGTTATGCTTGCATAGTAAATAATAAAGCAAATTATGAGTCAAAATAAAACAATTGATTATTTTTTAAAAACAGGTTGGCAGACTATCGCTAATAAGTATAACCAGATTGCGACGCAGTATGGTTTTACTCAGGCTGCTGGTTATATTTTAATTAATATCCATAAAGAGGGGACCCCCGTGTCACAGATCGCCAATTTAACAGGTGTGAAAACAACTAGTTTGTCTCGGGTGTTAAATAATTTAGAGAAGTTGGGATTTATTTATAGAGAAGCGAGTGCATCTGATAAGCGGTCGGTTAAAGTGTATTTAACAGAGCTGGGTAAAGAAAAAAGAGAAATGGCAAAAAACGTCGTTCGTAATTTTAATCATTATCTCGAGGAAAATTTATCAGAGAAAGAGCGTAATCAATTGATGAAATCTTTAGCC
This region includes:
- a CDS encoding PCMD domain-containing protein; protein product: MEQKRILSFMICIMLFFGLNGCIKEEALNTEADIEQASILNGDLALSTAPSIGNNTIIFKLKRFSGSYVHTPEFVLTPGATILPKSGTELDFSQPQKYTVTSQDGAWSKTYTVSFVVDEGANFYGAFENAQVVDTDNPVGHYHQFFELTAGGQKNIIWETANEGYNILAGTLVGEDKDLIPSFYPTSQVTDGYLGNAAKLMTKDTGPLGGMFGSPLAAGNLFVGEFRLTFPTVNSTRFGISYNNDTAPVALKGFFKYKAGEKFVDNTKPSQLTKDTWDGYAILFEKSADLNKNFLTGTHAFKDSRIVSVARIGTKEQIETDKWTAFNVPFSFVNGKSFDPAKEYMYTIVLSSSKEGDIFNGAVGSTLFIDEVELVTGQKK
- a CDS encoding porin family protein; this translates as MNRILYVVAICLIVTQYAQAQDSTVNSNTNFFNTNIDYAVQAQFSIGGSSPLGMPREIRKIESFNPGFSFGLEANATKWIHENGKWGVRLGLRFEEKGMKTNARVKNYLTEVVKDNSKVRGYYTGKVQTNVSNTYFTIPVLAVYKLSDKWNLYGGLYFSRLIDNTFDGYVSDGYLRQNTPTGTKISFEDGSQAAYDFSDNVRKFQWGTQLGAEWKMNKHFKLLTDLTYGFNNILEKDFNSIDFSMHNIYLNVGFGYSF
- a CDS encoding isopenicillin N synthase family dioxygenase; the encoded protein is MALVNIPRLDLLNFTEGNSEQRGQFIQDIGKAFNETGFVTIANHGLSKELIDELYQIVPAFFSLPTETKLKYEFPELAGQRGYTTKGREKAKDSTTPDLKEFWQRGQTIVGEEYSKTDFPDNPEVAELPRFSEITAEVYKKLEDTGRELLKAIATYLELEEDYFEKFVINGNSILRAIHYFPIQNPDELAPDAVRAGAHEDINLITLLIGASADGLEVMTKDGEWFPIKAKGEDIVINVGDMLQRLTNNKLKSTTHRVVNPPRELMGNSRFSIPFFLHPKASMSLACLDSCISETYPKAYPDYTAGEYLDERLREIGLKM
- a CDS encoding MarR family winged helix-turn-helix transcriptional regulator, which produces MSQNKTIDYFLKTGWQTIANKYNQIATQYGFTQAAGYILINIHKEGTPVSQIANLTGVKTTSLSRVLNNLEKLGFIYREASASDKRSVKVYLTELGKEKREMAKNVVRNFNHYLEENLSEKERNQLMKSLAKLNELATSYQEENSTIDQ